A stretch of Rhodothermales bacterium DNA encodes these proteins:
- a CDS encoding MBL fold metallo-hydrolase: protein MAVEAGTGRRIASLRSQAGYRPYRCEPFQTTRLMIVHSFAFNPFLTNCYILSEGGEGILVDPSCQRPSEIKAVLDYLTKQDIQIRQILLTHAHLDHIFGCATLCQALGVGYWLHRTDDPLIKHAQDQAAAYGIPMEPLPAPAGYLSEDDTIALGETKWQILHTPGHSPGSICFFDASNRFVVSGDVLFQDSIGRTDLWQGSLPTLMTSIFQKLIPLGDDVVVYPGHGPQTTIGRERLQNPFLTADTLD, encoded by the coding sequence ATGGCGGTCGAGGCCGGTACGGGCAGGCGCATTGCCTCGCTCCGCTCCCAGGCAGGGTATCGACCGTATCGTTGTGAACCTTTCCAGACGACCAGATTGATGATTGTTCATTCGTTCGCTTTTAATCCGTTTCTCACCAATTGCTACATCCTCAGCGAAGGCGGGGAGGGGATTCTCGTCGATCCCAGTTGTCAACGACCCAGCGAAATCAAGGCCGTTCTCGATTATCTGACAAAACAGGACATCCAGATACGACAGATTCTGCTTACGCACGCGCATCTGGACCATATCTTCGGCTGCGCGACCCTCTGCCAGGCACTGGGTGTGGGGTACTGGCTGCATCGTACGGACGATCCGCTCATCAAGCACGCCCAGGACCAGGCGGCGGCTTATGGCATCCCGATGGAACCGCTGCCCGCGCCGGCCGGCTACCTCTCCGAAGACGATACCATCGCACTCGGCGAGACAAAATGGCAGATACTGCATACGCCGGGTCATTCGCCCGGGTCTATCTGCTTCTTTGACGCCTCGAACCGCTTCGTCGTTTCGGGCGACGTGCTCTTTCAGGATTCCATTGGCCGAACCGATCTCTGGCAGGGCTCGCTGCCGACGCTCATGACGTCCATCTTTCAGAAACTTATCCCGCTCGGCGACGATGTCGTGGTCTACCCCGGGCACGGCCCGCAAACGACGATCGGGCGCGAACGACTCCAGAACCCCTTCCTGACGGCCGATACCCTCGATTGA
- a CDS encoding pyridoxine 5'-phosphate synthase, with the protein MPHRTTAEPTRLLINIDHVATLRNARQERFPDPVHAAILAEKAGADGIVFHPREDRRHITDRDVRLLKETVTTKLDFELSTNDEIVALCCEIKPHLATLVPEKRQEITTEGGIDVLGHLERLRGVTGRLYDAGIEEVAYFVDPVPEQIEASARAGANCIELHTGDYANAATAAARLAEATRLATAAEQAHALGLRVHAGHGLDYHNFTLFKNTVPHLHEVSIGFAVVARAVLVGFEEAVREMLRVVKS; encoded by the coding sequence ATGCCACACCGCACCACCGCCGAACCGACCCGCCTGCTGATCAACATCGACCACGTGGCCACGCTCCGCAACGCGCGCCAGGAACGGTTTCCTGACCCTGTTCATGCCGCTATTCTCGCCGAAAAGGCCGGCGCAGACGGCATCGTCTTCCACCCGCGCGAAGACCGCCGCCATATCACCGATCGGGACGTTCGCCTGCTCAAGGAAACGGTGACGACCAAGCTTGATTTTGAACTTTCGACGAATGACGAGATTGTCGCGCTTTGTTGTGAAATCAAGCCCCATCTCGCGACGCTGGTGCCCGAAAAACGCCAGGAAATCACCACCGAGGGAGGGATCGACGTGCTGGGGCATCTGGAGCGGCTGCGCGGCGTAACCGGGCGTCTTTACGACGCCGGCATCGAGGAAGTGGCGTACTTCGTGGACCCGGTGCCGGAGCAGATCGAGGCCTCGGCCCGCGCCGGCGCCAACTGCATCGAATTGCATACCGGCGACTATGCAAACGCCGCGACGGCCGCGGCCCGGCTCGCCGAGGCGACCCGCCTGGCCACCGCCGCGGAACAGGCCCACGCCCTGGGCCTGCGCGTCCACGCCGGCCACGGGCTCGACTATCACAACTTCACCCTGTTCAAAAACACCGTGCCCCACCTGCACGAAGTCTCGATCGGGTTTGCGGTCGTCGCCCGCGCGGTGCTCGTTGGCTTCGAAGAGGCCGTCCGCGAAATGCTTCGCGTCGTAAAATCCTAA
- a CDS encoding DUF5916 domain-containing protein → MNSSLRLVGCTLLFLLTYPVQAQPSPANSPAADQPVLDTFVPNAFPHLAVNRMQGQIAVDGDLTDSGWRSAAIAQNFSEFFPDEQARPPIAVRSYMTYDEHNLYLAFVVEDDPSSIRANMSDRDNIWQDDYVGFLLDTRGDGREVYFIASNPYGIQGDTRITTNNEDLGFDLIYQSEGRITEDGYQVEMAIPFRSLRFPAGDAQTWRGTFWITHPRSSRSQYTWAAVDRDDPCWTCQYGYIEGIRGVKSGGNLEVMPALTGSQAGALSVAGDPDGGFDNNRVTAEPSLDLKYGFTSSLTADVSVNPDFSQIEADVAQIDVNSTFALFFPERRPFFQEGSDLFDTPIQTVYTRSINDPIVASKLTGQFGSTNVAYIGARDNTSPLLIPSEERSELLQGGRSWSNIVRAMRTLPNNSNFGALVTDRRLDNGGSGSTVAVDASVRFLKHYRIQSQLVMSQTVEANAPETSEGLNDETFAGGKHTLGLDGESYAGAAFSGTLSRESRNAFTYAEYEQFSPTFRADNGFVNQNDARQLFLMQGFNFFPKNIGLIDRIGPRFQAMRFWNYGGLRKEEFIRPSFFVQMKRQTFLYAGYQVSWERFRGEAFDGLRSLNVELESNFSEPLNLGFSYEGGRDIARNVETPEIGQSLNLSAYATIRPTSRLRLAPQISYSRLTDLDTGDAFFDGYIARMRATYQFTRRLFVRTVFQYNEFADRLDIDPLITYRINPFSAFYIGSTHTYDAFDGRTPGAARFYQQTERQIFFKFQYLFRT, encoded by the coding sequence ATGAACAGCTCTCTACGACTGGTTGGATGTACCCTTCTTTTTTTGCTGACCTATCCGGTACAGGCCCAGCCCAGCCCGGCGAATAGCCCGGCCGCCGACCAGCCGGTGCTGGACACCTTCGTCCCCAACGCCTTTCCCCATCTGGCCGTGAACCGCATGCAGGGCCAGATCGCCGTCGATGGCGACCTGACGGACTCCGGATGGCGGTCCGCGGCCATCGCCCAGAATTTCTCGGAGTTTTTCCCCGACGAGCAGGCGCGTCCGCCGATCGCCGTGCGCTCCTACATGACGTACGACGAACATAACCTGTATCTCGCGTTTGTGGTCGAGGACGATCCGTCGTCCATCCGGGCGAACATGAGCGACCGGGACAACATCTGGCAGGACGACTATGTGGGTTTCCTGCTCGATACCCGCGGTGATGGGCGCGAAGTCTATTTCATCGCCTCCAATCCGTACGGCATCCAGGGCGATACCCGGATCACGACGAACAACGAGGATCTGGGGTTTGACCTCATCTATCAGTCGGAAGGACGCATCACGGAGGACGGCTACCAGGTCGAGATGGCGATTCCATTCCGGAGCCTGCGCTTCCCCGCCGGCGATGCGCAGACCTGGCGCGGCACGTTCTGGATCACCCATCCGCGTTCGAGCAGGAGCCAGTATACCTGGGCGGCGGTCGATCGGGACGATCCCTGCTGGACGTGCCAGTACGGGTACATCGAAGGGATCCGCGGGGTCAAATCGGGCGGCAACCTGGAAGTGATGCCGGCGCTCACGGGCTCGCAGGCCGGCGCCCTGTCCGTCGCCGGCGATCCGGATGGCGGGTTCGACAACAACCGCGTGACGGCGGAGCCCTCGCTCGACCTGAAATACGGCTTCACGTCGTCGCTCACGGCCGACGTGTCCGTCAACCCGGATTTCAGCCAGATCGAGGCCGACGTGGCGCAGATCGACGTGAACTCGACGTTCGCGCTCTTTTTCCCCGAACGCCGGCCCTTCTTCCAGGAAGGCAGCGACCTCTTCGACACGCCGATCCAGACGGTGTATACGCGTTCGATCAACGACCCGATCGTGGCGAGCAAGTTGACGGGCCAGTTCGGTTCGACCAACGTCGCCTACATCGGCGCGCGTGACAACACCTCGCCGCTGCTGATCCCCTCCGAAGAGCGCAGCGAGCTGCTCCAGGGCGGGCGGAGCTGGTCGAACATCGTGCGGGCCATGCGCACCTTGCCGAACAACTCGAATTTCGGCGCGCTGGTCACCGATCGCCGGCTCGACAACGGCGGCTCGGGCAGCACGGTGGCGGTGGACGCCTCCGTGCGCTTCCTGAAGCACTACCGCATCCAGAGCCAGCTGGTGATGAGCCAGACTGTCGAGGCCAATGCGCCCGAAACCTCGGAGGGTTTGAACGACGAGACGTTTGCCGGCGGCAAACACACGCTCGGGCTGGACGGCGAGTCGTACGCCGGCGCCGCGTTCAGCGGCACCCTCAGCCGCGAGAGCCGCAACGCGTTCACATACGCCGAATACGAACAGTTCAGCCCGACCTTCCGCGCGGACAACGGGTTCGTCAACCAGAACGATGCGCGTCAGCTTTTCCTGATGCAGGGGTTCAACTTCTTCCCGAAAAACATCGGCCTGATCGATCGCATCGGGCCGCGTTTCCAGGCGATGCGATTCTGGAATTACGGCGGATTGCGCAAGGAGGAATTCATCCGCCCGAGCTTCTTCGTCCAGATGAAGCGGCAGACGTTCCTGTACGCCGGCTACCAGGTTTCGTGGGAGCGGTTTCGCGGCGAGGCATTCGACGGACTGCGCAGCCTGAATGTCGAGCTGGAGAGCAACTTCAGCGAACCCCTCAACCTCGGTTTCAGTTACGAAGGCGGCCGGGATATCGCCCGCAACGTCGAAACCCCTGAAATAGGGCAGAGCCTCAATCTCTCCGCCTATGCGACGATTCGGCCGACCTCCCGACTGCGTCTGGCGCCCCAGATCAGCTATTCGCGGCTGACCGATCTCGATACGGGCGACGCCTTTTTCGATGGATACATCGCCCGCATGCGCGCGACGTACCAGTTCACGCGCCGCCTCTTCGTCCGCACGGTCTTCCAGTACAACGAGTTCGCCGATCGGCTCGACATCGATCCGCTGATCACGTACCGCATCAATCCGTTCTCGGCCTTTTACATCGGGTCGACGCACACCTACGATGCGTTCGACGGGCGCACGCCGGGGGCGGCCCGTTTCTACCAGCAGACCGAGCGCCAGATCTTCTTCAAATTCCAGTATCTGTTCCGGACCTGA
- the era gene encoding GTPase Era has protein sequence MESPPLFSDDIPAGHRSGYVALIGQPNVGKSTLINALVGQKLSIVTPKPQTTRHRILGILSAPAYQIVLLDTPGIIEPRYRLQEAMMRNVRQAISDADILLFMADATRDTPDSLSLSFVGERPSFLLLNKVDLIRQEDALPLAQAYLNAYPFKEVFPISALKGFNLASMLDKLVSYLPEGPPFYPKDQLSEHPERFFIAEIIREKIFMKYSQEVPYSTQVNVVNYEEREGQKDLLHAEIVVERDSQKAILIGKGGSALKRIGIAARKDIEAFTGRPVYMQLHVKVRDRWRSNDTFLRSFGFDA, from the coding sequence ATGGAATCCCCACCCCTTTTCTCCGATGACATCCCCGCCGGACATCGCAGCGGTTATGTCGCGCTGATCGGACAACCGAACGTCGGCAAAAGCACCCTCATCAACGCCCTCGTCGGGCAGAAGCTGTCGATCGTCACCCCCAAACCGCAGACGACCCGTCACCGCATCCTGGGCATCCTCTCGGCGCCGGCGTACCAGATCGTGCTGCTCGACACGCCGGGCATCATCGAACCGCGCTACCGCCTCCAGGAAGCCATGATGCGCAACGTCCGCCAGGCGATTTCCGACGCCGACATCCTGCTGTTCATGGCGGATGCGACGCGCGACACGCCGGACTCGCTCAGCCTGTCCTTCGTCGGCGAACGCCCCAGCTTCCTGCTGCTGAACAAGGTAGACCTCATCCGCCAGGAAGACGCGCTGCCGCTGGCCCAGGCCTATCTGAACGCGTATCCGTTCAAGGAGGTCTTCCCCATCTCGGCGCTGAAAGGCTTCAACCTCGCCTCGATGCTGGATAAACTCGTCTCCTACCTGCCGGAGGGACCGCCCTTCTACCCCAAGGACCAGTTGAGCGAACACCCGGAACGGTTCTTTATCGCGGAGATCATCCGGGAGAAGATCTTCATGAAATACAGCCAGGAGGTCCCCTACTCCACCCAGGTCAACGTCGTGAACTACGAAGAGCGGGAAGGGCAGAAAGACCTCCTCCACGCCGAAATCGTCGTCGAGCGTGATTCGCAGAAGGCCATCCTGATCGGCAAGGGAGGGAGCGCGCTGAAACGCATCGGCATCGCGGCCCGGAAGGATATTGAGGCCTTCACCGGCCGGCCCGTATACATGCAGCTTCACGTCAAGGTGCGCGACCGCTGGCGCAGCAACGACACCTTTCTGCGCTCGTTCGGCTTCGACGCGTAG
- the bshA gene encoding N-acetyl-alpha-D-glucosaminyl L-malate synthase BshA, with protein sequence MRIGITCYPVYGGSGVVATELGKALAARGHEIHFISYALPFRLGNLTRNLYFHEVSVNAYPLFEYPPYTLNLTSMMTDLVRHQKLDVLHVHYAIPHATSAVLARQILQTQGIRIPVVTTLHGTDITIVGRDPSFAPVVNYSINESDAVTAVSEFLRRETLDHFDIKQEIEVIPNSIDARQFRRLSEQELRMHLCPNCEKVLVHISNFRPVKNTLHVVQIFHRLRMRGHSIKLLLVGDGPDRVPAEHLARELGVYEDIRFLGKQDSVEEVLSISDVFLMPSGSETFGLAALEAMACEVPVVASDIGGLPELVVEGETGFLCPLGDIEAFTERTSQILRDEALAARMSKAARERALRYFDEQTIVPMYEALYERTMERTSATPARERIVRP encoded by the coding sequence ATGCGCATCGGCATTACGTGTTATCCTGTTTATGGGGGAAGCGGCGTGGTCGCGACCGAGTTGGGGAAAGCCCTGGCGGCGCGCGGACACGAGATCCACTTCATCTCCTACGCCCTGCCCTTCCGGCTGGGAAACCTCACGCGCAACCTCTACTTCCACGAGGTCAGCGTCAACGCCTATCCCCTGTTCGAGTACCCTCCGTACACGCTGAATCTGACGAGCATGATGACCGATCTCGTGCGGCATCAGAAGCTCGACGTCCTGCACGTGCACTACGCCATCCCGCATGCCACCAGCGCGGTGCTCGCGCGCCAGATCCTTCAGACGCAGGGCATCCGCATCCCCGTGGTCACCACCCTGCACGGGACGGACATCACCATCGTGGGCCGCGACCCCTCCTTCGCGCCGGTCGTGAATTATTCGATCAACGAATCGGATGCGGTCACCGCCGTTTCGGAGTTCCTCCGACGGGAAACCCTCGACCACTTCGATATCAAGCAGGAAATCGAGGTCATTCCCAACTCGATCGACGCGCGCCAATTCCGGCGCCTCTCGGAACAGGAGCTGCGGATGCACCTCTGCCCGAATTGCGAGAAGGTGCTCGTGCACATCTCGAATTTCCGGCCCGTCAAAAACACGCTGCACGTCGTGCAGATCTTCCACCGGCTTCGCATGCGCGGCCACAGCATCAAGCTGCTGCTGGTGGGCGACGGACCGGACCGCGTGCCGGCCGAACACCTGGCCCGCGAACTGGGCGTCTACGAAGACATCCGCTTCCTGGGCAAGCAGGACTCGGTGGAAGAAGTGCTTTCGATCTCCGACGTATTTCTGATGCCCAGCGGTTCCGAAACGTTCGGTCTCGCGGCCCTCGAAGCCATGGCGTGCGAGGTGCCGGTGGTGGCGAGCGACATCGGCGGTCTTCCCGAACTCGTCGTCGAGGGGGAAACGGGCTTCCTCTGCCCGCTGGGCGACATCGAAGCCTTTACCGAGCGTACGAGCCAGATCCTGCGCGACGAAGCGCTGGCCGCGCGGATGAGCAAGGCGGCACGCGAACGCGCCCTGCGTTATTTTGACGAGCAGACCATCGTACCGATGTACGAAGCGTTGTATGAACGCACCATGGAACGCACGTCCGCTACCCCCGCCCGAGAACGTATCGTGAGGCCATGA
- a CDS encoding outer membrane beta-barrel protein translates to MKKIRLFSLPLAVLLTIGLMPAREAAGQLGASVGVNYSKLSDINLGSGSTRFQDASGWHAEVWFDMNVGPLSMRPGLRYVQAGSVFEFANDANTSFRDNFNVNMFEVPLDFRFRFNMEIATPYVAVGPVLRFPSAARGSVSGMKSMNVAGGFGVGLEMNLGAVLLYPELKFTFGITPFTEQTFEIENIAFTTDDNQQLNGVMLRLGIGFKQR, encoded by the coding sequence ATGAAAAAGATTCGTTTGTTCTCCTTACCGCTCGCTGTGTTGTTGACGATTGGCCTGATGCCGGCACGCGAGGCGGCCGGCCAGCTGGGCGCTTCGGTCGGCGTGAACTACAGCAAGCTCTCCGACATCAATCTCGGCAGTGGATCGACGCGCTTCCAGGATGCGTCGGGCTGGCACGCCGAAGTCTGGTTCGACATGAACGTCGGCCCGCTGTCGATGCGTCCCGGTCTTCGCTACGTCCAGGCCGGCAGCGTCTTCGAGTTTGCCAACGACGCGAATACCAGTTTCCGGGATAACTTCAACGTGAACATGTTCGAGGTGCCGCTGGATTTCCGTTTCCGTTTCAACATGGAAATTGCCACGCCGTACGTGGCCGTGGGCCCTGTGCTGCGGTTTCCGTCCGCGGCGAGAGGCAGCGTGAGCGGGATGAAGTCGATGAACGTCGCCGGCGGCTTTGGCGTCGGCCTCGAAATGAACCTCGGCGCCGTGTTGCTCTATCCCGAACTCAAGTTCACCTTCGGCATCACGCCGTTTACGGAACAGACGTTCGAAATCGAAAATATCGCGTTTACGACCGACGACAACCAGCAGCTCAACGGCGTCATGCTGCGTCTGGGCATCGGGTTCAAGCAGCGCTGA
- a CDS encoding DUF6404 family protein codes for MIHRDKVAAFVREAESAGISKWVAAPAHFQLLWRLGFDVPPPLFHHTARLALIEGALFGFFYGLFFMTMFSLGESVLCGIWVGLAFAWVAGTEYHLAKEGLERIPAWDDYIPGLSLY; via the coding sequence ATGATCCATCGGGATAAAGTGGCTGCCTTCGTTCGTGAAGCGGAGTCGGCCGGTATCTCAAAATGGGTGGCTGCGCCGGCGCATTTTCAGTTGTTGTGGCGTCTGGGTTTCGATGTGCCGCCGCCCCTATTTCACCATACTGCCCGCCTGGCCCTGATCGAGGGCGCCCTGTTTGGCTTTTTCTACGGTCTGTTTTTTATGACGATGTTCTCCCTCGGGGAGAGCGTGTTGTGTGGTATCTGGGTCGGACTCGCGTTCGCGTGGGTCGCCGGCACCGAATACCATCTGGCCAAGGAAGGGCTCGAACGCATTCCAGCGTGGGATGACTACATCCCCGGTCTGTCCCTCTATTGA
- a CDS encoding 4-phosphoerythronate dehydrogenase — MFRILCEEKIPYAREAFSSLGEVSTLPVHDIVRDALRETDILLVRSGTRIDAALLDGTPVRYVATATAGTDHVDRDYLAARHIPFAHAPGCNADAVVEYVIAALYHLGRTKQAALAGKTIGIVGCGHVGGRLAARLPALGLNVLCCDPPLAEAGSPMALHAYEAVLEAADILTFHTPLVRDGAYPTYHLLDASGMQRMKPGAWLINASRGPVVDGRALEAAIDAGRFGAVVLDVWEGEPEVRLDLMRKVDLATPHIAGHSFEGKVNGTIMLYEALQQYLGMSGTWQVEDVLAPGPGDHLELAWPAAAGEAALHDLVHQMYDITADDRTFRTAYDLPADAQGAFFRRLRKDYPRRRTFAMFTVAPGTQDAATRRALRDGLRVQVSAGA, encoded by the coding sequence ATGTTTCGCATACTGTGTGAAGAAAAAATCCCGTACGCCCGGGAAGCGTTCTCGAGCCTGGGTGAGGTCTCCACGCTTCCCGTACACGATATAGTGCGCGATGCGCTCCGGGAAACCGACATCCTGCTCGTTCGCAGCGGCACGCGCATCGACGCGGCCCTGCTGGATGGCACGCCGGTTCGGTATGTAGCCACGGCGACGGCCGGCACGGACCACGTCGATCGCGACTACCTCGCCGCGCGCCACATTCCTTTCGCGCACGCCCCCGGATGCAACGCCGACGCGGTCGTCGAATACGTCATCGCCGCCCTGTATCATCTGGGGCGGACGAAGCAGGCGGCGCTGGCCGGCAAGACGATCGGGATCGTCGGGTGCGGCCATGTGGGTGGCCGGCTCGCCGCGCGGCTGCCGGCGCTCGGGCTCAACGTGCTGTGCTGCGACCCTCCGCTGGCCGAGGCCGGCTCGCCGATGGCCCTGCACGCGTATGAGGCGGTGCTGGAGGCGGCGGACATCCTCACCTTTCACACGCCCCTCGTGCGCGACGGCGCGTATCCCACCTATCATCTCCTGGATGCGTCCGGCATGCAGCGCATGAAGCCGGGGGCGTGGCTGATCAACGCGTCGCGGGGTCCGGTGGTCGACGGCCGGGCCCTCGAAGCCGCCATCGACGCCGGCCGATTCGGGGCCGTGGTCCTGGACGTTTGGGAAGGCGAGCCGGAGGTGCGTCTGGACCTCATGCGCAAGGTCGATCTGGCCACGCCGCATATCGCCGGCCATTCGTTCGAAGGCAAGGTGAACGGCACCATCATGCTCTACGAGGCGCTTCAGCAGTATCTGGGGATGTCCGGGACCTGGCAGGTGGAGGATGTGCTCGCGCCCGGGCCGGGCGATCACCTCGAACTCGCCTGGCCGGCCGCCGCCGGCGAGGCGGCGTTGCACGACCTCGTGCACCAGATGTACGACATCACCGCGGATGACCGCACATTCCGCACGGCCTACGACCTCCCCGCCGATGCGCAGGGCGCCTTTTTTCGTCGCTTGCGCAAGGACTATCCCCGCCGGCGCACGTTCGCCATGTTCACCGTCGCGCCCGGGACGCAGGACGCCGCGACGCGCCGCGCGCTGCGCGACGGGCTGCGCGTGCAGGTGAGCGCCGGGGCCTGA
- a CDS encoding cell wall hydrolase, whose protein sequence is MLVPLTAKAEIFEPESSLANVDTISFWQASDGTIQLQPHRLPFVPDSVIDNETLWLARCIFSETKRPEEQELIAWVVRNRVEIGYRGKTSYKEVVLDPFQFSAFNSESPEAPYYSSLALQHDESGWQRALSIAYYVRHARPQYRPFSAETLHFYSQQSMIGRREPVWARGLTPIRPPEHYRLDERRFRFFEGIS, encoded by the coding sequence ATGCTGGTTCCGCTGACGGCGAAAGCGGAAATCTTCGAACCTGAATCCTCCCTCGCGAATGTAGATACGATCTCATTCTGGCAGGCTTCAGACGGAACCATCCAGTTGCAGCCGCACCGGTTACCTTTCGTGCCGGACTCGGTCATCGACAATGAGACGCTCTGGCTTGCCCGGTGCATCTTCTCCGAGACCAAGCGGCCCGAAGAGCAGGAGCTGATCGCCTGGGTCGTCCGGAATCGCGTGGAAATTGGGTATCGGGGCAAAACCTCCTACAAGGAAGTCGTCCTCGACCCCTTCCAGTTCAGCGCATTCAACAGCGAATCGCCCGAGGCGCCCTATTACTCCTCGCTCGCGCTCCAGCACGATGAGTCCGGGTGGCAGCGCGCGCTCAGCATCGCGTACTACGTGCGCCATGCCCGCCCCCAGTATCGCCCGTTCTCGGCCGAAACCTTACACTTTTACAGCCAGCAATCGATGATCGGCCGGCGCGAGCCCGTCTGGGCCCGTGGCCTGACGCCGATCCGCCCGCCCGAACATTACAGGCTCGACGAGCGCCGATTCCGGTTCTTCGAAGGGATCTCGTAA